Genomic window (Prevotella melaninogenica ATCC 25845):
ACTTCAGTATTTGCTTGTCATTGAACTGATAATCAAGGTTAAATTCTCCTCTCCAAGTCTCAATGTCACTATTGTTACGTCGTTCATTGATAGTCTTGACACCATTTTTCAACTTGAAAGCGTAAACGCCATCAGCCCTTTCATAGCTTCCGTATGCCCCAATACCAAGGCGTGAAAACTGCTGGTGGAAGAGTAGGGAAGGTGAGAACAGACCATAACTACCTGTTCGGATGGTTGTCGTGAGCTGAGTCTTCTTTCTTGTTGATTGACTATTACGGTCTGTATAGCCTTGTAGTGTACTAATATTAATCATTCCCGCAGAAGCATATGACTTTGCACTTTGATAAATATTGTCGTCTTGACCAATTTGAAGACTGATGAGTGAGATATTATCGAGGGTAAAGCGAGATAGGTCTACTTGTCCGCTTTGACAGTCACCCACCTGAACACCATCATAAACGACTCCCGTATGACCAGCTCCAAGTCCACGGATGTTAACTGTCTTCATACCGCCTACACCACCATAGTCTTTCACTTGTACACCTGCAAAGCGTTTCAAGGCATCGCCCATATCGTGGATGCCAAGTCGTTCCATATCAGCATGTGAAAGTGTCTGTACTGGCGAACTTGCCAATACATTTCCAGAAATGCGAAAGCCATTGACCACAACCTCTTCTATGGTTTGTGTTGTGTCAGATTCAATAGTCTGTGCTATCGCACCGAGTGGGCACAATAAAAGTAAGAAAGAAGCCAATTGCCTCATATCTCATTCTGTAATCAAATGGTTCTATGCAGTGCCCTTCCTCGAGGGATGCAATGACTTGCAATGGCAGGTCTTCTGACTCGTTATCCAATGTAGGTAAGCACCTTCCCGGTTTTATATTCACCAGTGGTATCAGCTTACCAATGAGAGACAACTTACAGCTGCGGGACAGTAGCGGAATTACACCGCTTTCCCTTTTTAATCATGATAGTAATGAACCTATTGCATATGCAAAGATACGACAAAGGGGAGAGATAGGCAAATAAAGGTGTACTTTTCTACTTACAGCATAATGCTTATCACCTGTTGAAATGTGATTTTAGAGTGGCTTTTGTAGGTGCTTCATCTTATGACCGCCCCATTGATTATCACCTATATATACGAATCCTACATGGTGATAAAGTCGTTCTGCCTGAGGGTTTCCTGTGTCAACAAGTAATCCAGTAGGGAGGTTCATCTTTCTTCCTTTCTCTATTGTAGCTTCAAGTAGCTGCTTAGCAAGCCCTCGTCCACAGAAAGAATTGTCAACACAAAGCGAGTCAATATATAGTTCACCAGCTGTTGTCTCATCCTCCATATCAGAAAAGTCACGACCGAAAGCCTCCA
Coding sequences:
- a CDS encoding GNAT family N-acetyltransferase, with product MIKIEDAQKKQATVIARLIMEAMNHECCQWFAGPNHTLEDFHLLMTRLVEREDSQYSYLNTLVAITETNKIVGICVSYDGAKLRELRKAFIEGTLEAFGRDFSDMEDETTAGELYIDSLCVDNSFCGRGLAKQLLEATIEKGRKMNLPTGLLVDTGNPQAERLYHHVGFVYIGDNQWGGHKMKHLQKPL